Proteins from a genomic interval of Heteronotia binoei isolate CCM8104 ecotype False Entrance Well chromosome 7, APGP_CSIRO_Hbin_v1, whole genome shotgun sequence:
- the RALBP1 gene encoding ralA-binding protein 1 isoform X2, translating into MLGTTLPIELKAEGYAAFQEDSSGDEAESPSKLKRSKGIHVFKKPSFSKKKEKDFKIKEKPKDEKHKEDKHKEKKSKDLTAADVVKQWKEKKKKKKPSQEVELPQVDVPRYRPVFGIPLADAAERTMLYDGIRLPAVFRECIDYVEKYGMKCEGIYRVSGIKSKVDELKAAYDREESPNLEEYEPNTVASLLKQYLRELPENLLTKELMPRFEDACGKSIEAEKVQECQRLLKELPEYNQLMISWLVVHMDHVIAKELETKMNIQNISIVLSPTVQISNRVLYVFFTHVQEFFGNVTLKPVTKPLRWSNMATMPALPETQESIKEEIRRQEFLLNCLHRDLQVGIKDLSKEERLWEVQRILTALKRKLREAKRQECETKIAREIASLSKEDVSKEEMNENEEVINILLAQENEILTEQEELLAMEQFLRRQIASEKEEIDRLRAEIAEIQSRQHGRSETEEYSSESESESEDEEELQIILEDLQRQNEELEIKNNHLNQAIHEEREAIIELRVQLRLLQMQRAKSEQQVQEEEEFEKRGSTLQQPLPRDSVPSETKAAKEQPKATKEPVKPSPSKDRKETPI; encoded by the exons ATGCTTGGAACAACTTTGCCTATTGAATTGAAAG CGGAAGGGTATGCGGCCTTTCAGGAAGACAGCTCTGGAGACGAAGCTGAAAGTCCATCCAAGTTAAAGCGCTCCAAGGGGATCCATGTCTTCAAGAAACCAAGCTTCTccaaaaagaaggaaaaggattTTAAGATAAAAGAAAAACCCAAAGATGAAAAGCACAAGGAGGATAAGCATAAAGAGAAAAAATCAAAAGATTTAACAGCAGCAGATGTTGTCAAACAgtggaaagagaagaagaaaaagaaaaagccaagTCAGGAGGTGGAGTTACCCCAAGTGGATGTTCCCAGGTATCGACCTGTGTTTGGCATCCCTCTGGCAGATGCAGCAGAAAGGACCATGTTATATGATGGCATTCGCCTGCCTGCAGTTTTCCGGGAATGTATAGATTACGTAGAAAAATATGGCATGAAATGTGAAGGCATCTACAGAGTTTCAG gaattaaatcaaaagtggaTGAGCTAAAAGCAGCCTATGATCGTGAAGAATCTCCAAACTTAGAGGAATATGAGCCCAACACTGTAGCCAGCTTGTTGAAGCAGTACCTGCGAGAACTGCCTGAAAATTTGCTTACCAAAGAGCTTATGCCACGTTTTGAAGATGCCTGCGGgaagagcatagaggctgagaaaGTGCAAGAATGCCAGCGCCTCCTGAAAGAGCTGCCAGAGTACAACCAGCTGATGATTTCCTGGCTGGTTGTGCACATGGACCACGTCATTGCAAAAGAACTGGAAACAAAAATGAACATCCAGAACATTTCCATAGTGCTCAGCCCTACTGTTCAG ATCAGCAACCGTGTCCTGTATGTTTTTTTTACTCACGTTCAAGAGTTCTTTGGAAATGTGACTCTGAAGCCGGTGACAAAGCCTCTTCGTTGGTCTAAcatggcaacaatgccagcattGCCAGAAACCCAAGAAAGCATCAAAGAAGAAATTAGACGCCAA GAATTCCTTTTGAACTGTTTACACCGAGACCTGCAAGTGGGGATCAAAGATTTATCCAAAGAGGAGCGATTATGGGAGGTGCAAAGAATTTTGACTGCTCTCAAAAGGAAGCTAAGGGAAGCTAAGAGACAA GAGTGTGAGACAAAGATTGCCCGGGAGATTGCCAGCCTTTCAAAGGAGGATGTGTCCAAAGAGGAAATGAATGAGAATGAAGAAGTTATTAATATTCTGCTTGCTCAG gAGAATGAGATTTTGACAGAACAAGAAGAATTACTGGCAATGGAGCAGTTTTTGCGCAGACAAATAGCCTCTGAAAAGGAGGAGATAGATCGCCTCAGGGCAGAAATAGCAGAAATTCAAAG CCGCCAGCATGGTCGAAGCGAAACCGAGGAATATTCTTCTGAAAGTGAGAGTGAAAGTGAAGATGAGGAAGAGCTACAGATAATCTTGGAAGACTTGCAAAGACAGAATGAAGAGCTAGAG ATTAAGAACAATCATCTGAACCAAGCAATTCATGAAGAGCGGGAAGCCATCATTGAGTTGCGAGTGCAGCTTCGGCTTTTGCAGATGCAGCGAGCAAAATCAGAGCAGCaggtgcaggaagaagaagagtttgaGAAACGGGGAAGCACAttgcagcagccactgccaagagACTCTGTCCCCTCAGAGACAAAAGCAGCAAAAGAACAGCCAAAGGCAACCAAGGAGCCCGTGAAGCCATCGCCAAGCAAAGACAGAAAGGAAACGCCAATTTAA
- the RALBP1 gene encoding ralA-binding protein 1 isoform X1 has translation MTECFLPPTSSPSEHRRVEHSGSLARTPSSEEISPTKFPGLYRTGEPSPPHDSLHEPPDIISDDEKDHGKKKGKFKKKEKRTEGYAAFQEDSSGDEAESPSKLKRSKGIHVFKKPSFSKKKEKDFKIKEKPKDEKHKEDKHKEKKSKDLTAADVVKQWKEKKKKKKPSQEVELPQVDVPRYRPVFGIPLADAAERTMLYDGIRLPAVFRECIDYVEKYGMKCEGIYRVSGIKSKVDELKAAYDREESPNLEEYEPNTVASLLKQYLRELPENLLTKELMPRFEDACGKSIEAEKVQECQRLLKELPEYNQLMISWLVVHMDHVIAKELETKMNIQNISIVLSPTVQISNRVLYVFFTHVQEFFGNVTLKPVTKPLRWSNMATMPALPETQESIKEEIRRQEFLLNCLHRDLQVGIKDLSKEERLWEVQRILTALKRKLREAKRQECETKIAREIASLSKEDVSKEEMNENEEVINILLAQENEILTEQEELLAMEQFLRRQIASEKEEIDRLRAEIAEIQSRQHGRSETEEYSSESESESEDEEELQIILEDLQRQNEELEIKNNHLNQAIHEEREAIIELRVQLRLLQMQRAKSEQQVQEEEEFEKRGSTLQQPLPRDSVPSETKAAKEQPKATKEPVKPSPSKDRKETPI, from the exons ATGACTGAGTGCTTTCTGCCTCCCACCAGCAGCCCCAGTGAGCACCGCAGGGTGGAGCATAGTGGGAGTCTTGCCCGAACCCCAAGTTCTGAAGAAATCAGCCCAACAAAATTCCCAGGCTTATATCGAACTGGTGAACCTTCACCACCTCATGACAGCCTGCACGAACCTCCAGATATTATATCTGATGATGAAAAAGATCAtgggaagaaaaaaggaaaatttaagaagaaagagaaaagaa CGGAAGGGTATGCGGCCTTTCAGGAAGACAGCTCTGGAGACGAAGCTGAAAGTCCATCCAAGTTAAAGCGCTCCAAGGGGATCCATGTCTTCAAGAAACCAAGCTTCTccaaaaagaaggaaaaggattTTAAGATAAAAGAAAAACCCAAAGATGAAAAGCACAAGGAGGATAAGCATAAAGAGAAAAAATCAAAAGATTTAACAGCAGCAGATGTTGTCAAACAgtggaaagagaagaagaaaaagaaaaagccaagTCAGGAGGTGGAGTTACCCCAAGTGGATGTTCCCAGGTATCGACCTGTGTTTGGCATCCCTCTGGCAGATGCAGCAGAAAGGACCATGTTATATGATGGCATTCGCCTGCCTGCAGTTTTCCGGGAATGTATAGATTACGTAGAAAAATATGGCATGAAATGTGAAGGCATCTACAGAGTTTCAG gaattaaatcaaaagtggaTGAGCTAAAAGCAGCCTATGATCGTGAAGAATCTCCAAACTTAGAGGAATATGAGCCCAACACTGTAGCCAGCTTGTTGAAGCAGTACCTGCGAGAACTGCCTGAAAATTTGCTTACCAAAGAGCTTATGCCACGTTTTGAAGATGCCTGCGGgaagagcatagaggctgagaaaGTGCAAGAATGCCAGCGCCTCCTGAAAGAGCTGCCAGAGTACAACCAGCTGATGATTTCCTGGCTGGTTGTGCACATGGACCACGTCATTGCAAAAGAACTGGAAACAAAAATGAACATCCAGAACATTTCCATAGTGCTCAGCCCTACTGTTCAG ATCAGCAACCGTGTCCTGTATGTTTTTTTTACTCACGTTCAAGAGTTCTTTGGAAATGTGACTCTGAAGCCGGTGACAAAGCCTCTTCGTTGGTCTAAcatggcaacaatgccagcattGCCAGAAACCCAAGAAAGCATCAAAGAAGAAATTAGACGCCAA GAATTCCTTTTGAACTGTTTACACCGAGACCTGCAAGTGGGGATCAAAGATTTATCCAAAGAGGAGCGATTATGGGAGGTGCAAAGAATTTTGACTGCTCTCAAAAGGAAGCTAAGGGAAGCTAAGAGACAA GAGTGTGAGACAAAGATTGCCCGGGAGATTGCCAGCCTTTCAAAGGAGGATGTGTCCAAAGAGGAAATGAATGAGAATGAAGAAGTTATTAATATTCTGCTTGCTCAG gAGAATGAGATTTTGACAGAACAAGAAGAATTACTGGCAATGGAGCAGTTTTTGCGCAGACAAATAGCCTCTGAAAAGGAGGAGATAGATCGCCTCAGGGCAGAAATAGCAGAAATTCAAAG CCGCCAGCATGGTCGAAGCGAAACCGAGGAATATTCTTCTGAAAGTGAGAGTGAAAGTGAAGATGAGGAAGAGCTACAGATAATCTTGGAAGACTTGCAAAGACAGAATGAAGAGCTAGAG ATTAAGAACAATCATCTGAACCAAGCAATTCATGAAGAGCGGGAAGCCATCATTGAGTTGCGAGTGCAGCTTCGGCTTTTGCAGATGCAGCGAGCAAAATCAGAGCAGCaggtgcaggaagaagaagagtttgaGAAACGGGGAAGCACAttgcagcagccactgccaagagACTCTGTCCCCTCAGAGACAAAAGCAGCAAAAGAACAGCCAAAGGCAACCAAGGAGCCCGTGAAGCCATCGCCAAGCAAAGACAGAAAGGAAACGCCAATTTAA